DNA from Phocoena phocoena chromosome 1, mPhoPho1.1, whole genome shotgun sequence:
attgtaaagttAGTTGTAACTAGTGGTGGGAAAtagctttttctctttaaagctTAAGCTCTTTAAACAGAGACAGCTTAACTTTTTTGGAGACTTAGTTTGCACAGTTACAGCATGGGAATAATAAACTTGGATTGCTCTATTTTCGACTTAAGATGACAGTACTGTTATTCACAGTAAAGTGTTGGGTATCCATTGACTAGATTTGTTCTCTGGAAATCTTTTTGCTTAATATGAACAAGAGTGGGAAATCTCACATTTGACTTTTTAAGTCTGAGAATTtgctttaaatgaagaaaaactatGTGTGTTATTCTGGATAACTTGCCACAGGTTTGTTAGGTGTTAAAGATTGGCCTTGTGGTACCATGTGccctgaggaaagaatctctgaagTGACTTTACAGTCCTACATTTGGCGTGTTCAGTATTAATCCTCTTTAAAGTAAGGGGCTTTCTAATTGCGGTGTATACATTTAgggacactttttttttgtttgagatgaaattcagtttttaaccattttaaagtgtacggTGCAatgctttttagtatattcacatgtTTTTGCAATTATCACCACTATAATTTGAGAGTATTTTCATcaaccccaaaagaaacccattAAGTGgccattaagcagtcacttcccattacTCCTTCCCACTCAGCAGCCACCAGtctactttatgtctctatggatttgcctattctgagcatttcatacaaatggagaTTTACAATGTGTGGCCTTTTActttttggcttcttttacttagcataatgttttcaagtttatcCATGGtgaaacatgtatttctttttatggcagaatcttttttatggatataccacattttgtttattcataaattgatagacatttggatgatttccactttttggctattatgaacagtgTTGCTATGAATAATTGTGTACAGCTTTTTATGTGGATATACGTTTTCAAATCTCTgcgtatatatctaggagtggaattgcagggtcatatggtaactaacTTAGAGAAACTGCTAAACTCCTTTCCAAAGTGCAtctttacattcccacaagcagtgtatGAAGCTTCCGATTTCTGcacatcctcgtcaacacttgttatttgctgGAGTTTGTTGTTGTTCgtcatcctagtggatgtgaagtggtgtATCATTGTGGatttaatgtgcatttccttaatgcctgatgacgttgagcatcttttcatgcgcttgAGGGCCATTTgtctgtctttggagaaatgtctgtacaAGGTCTTTGCCTATTTTGAGGCACTTTGGTTTTATTGCTTCCTAGTGAAGAATTTGGAAATAGATTAGAAGAGAAAGCTTTAATGTGTTTATGGATAGGGATAAAAGGGAGGTGTGATTTTGCATAAGGAAAACAAGTGAATGCCTAGATAAATTAGGTAAGAAATGCTGTATCTAAGGCATCTTAAATACGTGTACAGGAAAAGCACCAAAGGGATCAATTTTACTGGTTTCAGATCTGCAAATAACAGAGAAGAACTGAGGAATTACCTTAAACAGGCCTGCTGTAAATTGCTTCAGACTTACAGTGGATATCTTATTTTTGTAGTACTGTAGAGCCAAACTGGCTGTAAAGAGGGCCTGGGGATCTCTTGCTTAATTCTCAGAGTTCTCTTCTGAGTCTCCTAGAAAAAGGATTCCTATTCCAGTCAAGAAGTAAAACCTTTTGTTTAGACTCTATacgtttactttttttttttttaaactaaatccTTACTCTGGAAACAATATactcatttaacattttaattttttttcatcttgttatTAGAATGAATGTGAATTTTGAAAGCTATTATAACAAAAAAGATTGCTTTGCACTAAAAGCATCTTGGTTCTATGCTTTAAAGATgagtttgcaattttttttcttagtaatatgAGTTTTGGGAGGTGGGGATAGAATTTGGGCAGGAGACTGGGCACAGTTGGACTTTTTATACCAAGTTAGCAGTTACAGATAGGTGAAACAAGGGCATCtgagttaaatgagataaaagacTTGGgataaaagaaaagcatttgtttttctggtttgCATTTTCTAAGACTCAAGAAATCTAAAGACTTTTGAGCTGTACTTTGGATATTATACTAAGTTACCAagcatttaaagatttttatattgAGCCTTACATGATCTCAGGCTATAATGTCAAAGCCTTCCTGTCAGATTGCTAGCTAGTATCAAGCCAGAATGTAAAGTCATTTTAAGAGAAATGAATCCCTTGTTTATAAAGATCTCATGCATTTGCAGTAAGTCAGAGGGTAACTGGGAAAAAGTTTTTAAGCCCATTAATTTTCTAACAGTGTCTTTAACTCTTAAATTAACACAATGTTGAGTCTGTCTCTAGAAAGTAATAGAAATAGACTTGGGTAGGCAGTGTATTGGcgtgagaagaaaaaaacaggtggCTTTTTCAGTGATCCAGGAGTGCATTGCATGTTGGATTGTTTGTCCAGGTTTTCATCCTCTACTGTGCAACCAAGTCCCAGACTTTTGACAAGTAAAATTAATCAGGAGCTTTAGAATTAAGAAGTTGTCTGACTTCTTAGAAGAAgaaatatgtctttatttttttatcttttgtcttaaaaattttaactttcttaTGTGTATTACTAGGGGTAGGAAGATCAGTGAGGACGCATCACTGACGGAAAGTAGAGTATTACTTCAGTCAAGTTGCTGTAGCATTTCACCACACTTACCATGTAATCACTCATCTCTTTtacttcaatatttaaaaaattcctcaTATCTCTTGACTAGGACTGGATGTTACAAGGAAATTCACGATTCCCTTTTGTTGGATTTCTTCATGTTATAAtcagaaaatgtttataaatcaCACTcgtattttgtaaataaaatgttttaaaacaaaggtaGATAACAGTCTACCAAACTGGAAAAATTTGGCTTGATTACCTATTGTTACTTCAAGattaagttttcctttttaaaagaaaggaatctTGAGTTATTTACAATTCAGTAGGCTGGAGGAAAGAATCCTTGTTGCTACCCAACCCTAGGAAATTTAAATGAACCTCCTATTCTTAGCTCTTATGCAGTAAATTGAAATGATCGATATGCACAATATCAAACTATTGTCTTATTTATCATAGCtaacttatcttttattttaacacaGCTACAGAAAGATCTAGAAGAGGTGAAGGTGCTGCTGGAAAAAGCCACTAGAAAAAGAGTACGTGATGCCCTGACAGCTGAAAAATCCAGGATTGAGACAGAAATCAAGAATAAGATGCAgcagaaatcacagaggaaagcAGAACTTCTGGAAAACGAAAAGCCAGCCGCTGTGGTTGCTCCTATTACAACAGGATATACAGTGAAAATCAGTAATTACGGTATGACTCACCCCTACATACAGCTCTATACAGTTATTTCTGCCTCTGAGCCATGTATTCCTTAGTAGTGACCCACTaacaaaatcaattttttaatagTCTTGAGTGTTTGTTTTTGGTGATTTTAAAGAGAAGACCCATTAGTTCTTATTTAATAAGATGctttttaagatattaaaaagaaaatgctgcaTTCTAAAAGCTAATTAATTAATAAGAGAGCAAGATGATTAGTACAATGGTGAGTAGCAGCAAGAAGGAACCTATTCtgaaatatattcagtatatatggacacagctttttgttttgtttttcttcctgttttgcaTTTCTGTTAGCCAAACAATCACCGATATTAACTGAGGAAGAGAATCCAGTTATATTCAAACAACATTTttgagcacctagtatgtgccTTTATTGTACTTGGACTTGTGGATACAGAACAGTGAGCAAGACCCAATCCCTGCTCACGGTGTGGTTGGGACATAGACGTACAATTAATGCCATAACAATGTCATAATACCATTTTCCCTAAATTGATTATAgacttttttaattttggaagcaATGCAACTTGAAGTCTGAGTAATGAGCTCTCACGAAGGCAGGGACAGTCTTATTTTCCTTTGTGCTCACAATATctagcacacagtaagtacttaatatttcattaactgaatatttataaagtattatGAGAATATAGCTGATAAAGTAATTCTGCTGGAGGGGAGGAACAGTCAGGGAGAATTAGAAGAGACATTTGAGTTTAAAAGGTGAGTTCGTCAAGTatgaagaaagaagggaattGCATGAGCAAAGGACATGAGTAGAGACATGAAACGCATCATGCGTTTTGGGTATCGTCATAGCAAAAAGCAGCGTGTGTGTTGTGTTTAAGTGATGTACTGCAGTACTATGGGAGATACGCTGTGTACTTCGTTGACGATAGGAAACTGGTCTGAAGGTGGTAGGATTCTGGCATAGTAACTAGGAACCTAGATTTGTGTTTAGGGAGAAATAGTTATCAATGTGGAGGATGGGTTGAACGGATGGGAAGTAACTAAATGAAGTACAGAACCCTctagaacatcttttttttttttttattaacactAGATTTCTATAGGACTAAGTAAGAAAAAGTCATATAGtacaataaatagataaatacatattttattatatgatatGCTTTTTATGTGacatttgtgtattttctgttAGCAGAATTCATGTAGGTTAGAGACCAGCttgataataaaaaaatgaagtaacttCTAGATATTGGTAGGTTAATTAAATTGGCAGATTTGGATGAATTTGACTCTCTAAATTTATATTCTGCTTTATCAGGGAAAGGAATTGAGGAAGCTAGGTTTGCATTTGTTGAACTGCTTAGAGAAGTAGAAATGATTATGGAATTAGCTAATACTGATTAGACAAAGCTGATGTTTAGCCATCCAGCTTGGTGGAGATTATCAATATTTAGGAATAGGACAAAATTATATCCATGAAAAGGGGAAATGAGCTACAATTAAGGAAGTATTTAACGATCATATTGCTTACTCTaaggaataaaaagaacatgggctttgtgTTCAgtaaacctgggtttgaatccaggttgTTTCACTAGCTAGATGCCTGACTTTGGGTAGATTACTTAACTGCTTTGAAGCTCAATTTTTCCATCTAAAAAGTTTcttatatctttatttctttcatgtttctatTACTAGATTTTTATCTAAGTGAGTTTTATTATGAGCTGTGTGCATTTGCTATTCCAGAGATAGATCAGACTTTATTCATggtccattttttgttgttgttaaccaGGATGGGATCAGTCAGATAAGTTTGTGAAAATCTACATTACCTTAACTGGAGTTCATCAAGTCCCCGCTGAGAATGTGCAGGTGCATTTCACAGAGAGGTGAGTTCTCATAATGGGGAAGACTGCCTTATTATGGGttcttttcagtttctaaaattctgcttaaatttaaaattatccttTACATCTGCTTTAAAGGTTGAGTCTTATCATCTGGGATGGCCAGGTGCACATCCTAAAGTAAAACTGGCTTTATTTCCACAACGACTGAAGAGCACCtttcacagaaccagaaagaTAAAGTGTTCACTATTGTGTTGTAGGTCATTTGATCTTTTGGTAAAGAATCTAAATGGGAAGAGTTACTCCATGATTGTGAACAATCTCTTGAAACCCATCTCTGTGGAAGGCAGTTCAAAAAAGGTAGgtttacttttttgttgtaaTATTGTCATAATtgtcataatatttttttcataatattgtGAAACCTCATGAAATTACCTGGCCAGTTTAGAATTAAGATGAACTAGAATTAATTTATCCTGttgcctgttttgtaaataaagttttatttgaacatATCAGTGCTCATTTGTGTATGTGTTGTCTGGCTACTTTTGTGTTTCAGTGGCAGAGTTAAGTAGCTACAACAGACcatgtggcccacaaagcctaaaatactaaTTATctagctctttacagaaaaagtttgccagctCCTGCTCTAGAAAAATAGATTATAAGAATATTGCATTAGAATCAGGAGGGTGTTGAATAAACTGAAAGTGGTTAAGAATGagacttgagtttttttttttttaatttttatttatttattcatggctgtgttggctctttgtttctgtgcgagggctttctctagttgcggcaagcgggggccactcctcatcgcggtgcgcaggcctctcactatcgcggcctctcttgttgcggagggagcacaggctccagatgcgcaggctcagtagttgtggctcacggggctagttgctccgcaggatgtgggatcttcccagaccagggctcgaacccgtgtcccctgcatcggccggcagattctcaaccactgcgccaccagggaagcccgagacttgAGTTTTAATGCCAGTTTTATCACATATTAATTGTGACCTTTGGCAGCTCACTTAATCACtttatacctcagttttctcatttgtacaatgggaataataatttgttttacaaaattgAAATAAACTGTCTTTGAAGCAACATTATTCATTTTTCACTAATTCAGATAATCCTTCTGTTCCTacctaatttaaataaatgaagtttaatGCCCCTGGTACACAGATGTGCCATTCTGCTGTCTGTGTTTACATAGAGTTATGTAGCAGCTTAACGGTAATATTAGAATATAATTTAATGATTAACTTGTGACTCCCTGCTCCCTTCTTTGTCCACTAATCGCATGTTGAAGTATTACTCAAGAGTCCTAGAGTTATGTGGATCATTGTTGAAAGGGCTGTATATTCTTGCTGTTTCTGCTCACCTTGCAAACTCCCTAACCGATACTGCCTTACATGATTTTCTGCCTGTCTCTGACCCCTCTTACTGTTTATTCTCTCCTTCAATCATCAAAATCCAGCCATTCCTCCTCCTTGTTTTCAAAGACACCAGAATCATCTCTTCCTGTGTCAACTGCCTGGAAGGCCCTCTTTCCTGGAGCTTGGGCCACAGCTCACATTTTACCCCAGAGAGGCTTTCCTAGTGAAGTTCTTTCCCCAATACTCATTAACATCCTCTTTGTCTTGATAGCATCTAGTATTTGAAGGAATTACAGTTTGTGTATGATTTTCCAGCCTATTCATAAAAGTATTACTAGCACCTAAAACAGGTCCTGTACGTAACAGTAACTCGAGTAATTgagtaaataattattttctaaatattcatgCCTATCTCCATGTGTTCTAAGTTGTACCTGTTTTCCACTTTTCTTCCAGATCAAGACAGATACAGTTCTTATCTTATGTaggaagaaagcagaaaacaCACGGTGGGACTACCTGACTCAGgttgaaaaagaatgcaaagagaaagagtgagtctacattcatttatttaagaattatAATGTATTCTCTGCTAGGGTTGTAGATGTTCATCAATAATGGAGGTGTATAGTCTGCAATTTGACCATTTACCTTCTAATGTCCTCTGATTAACCCAGTTATATCTGCTTTCACTTGTTAGAGGGCACCCGAAGAGGGCATGTATCTAGCAAGTTGCTTTTTAAGGAGGTCTTTGTACTTGTGGTTGGTTCTTTTGTGCTGGTTCTTAACCCTGGGCCAGTGGTGCTGCTATATAGGTGCTGTGCTCATTCCGAGAGATTCCATTTCAGTAGTTCCATAGTAGCCCAGATACCCATATATGGTTTTTTAATTCCACAGAAGTTTCTGATATATAGTTAGAATTTCACTATCACTGGTATAGAGTGAAAAAGAGAATATTCTTTATCCTCCTTAATAATGGCTattctgaaaaatgtttattcaaagaTACTTCCATCCTAGGTAAAACATTCCTCTGCTTTCCTGCAGTAGTAATGTACTACGTTGAGTCAATTAGCCATCCACATTTCTCTCACTCCTCCCTCCCATAGCCAGTGTGCATTTGGGATGTGGTTGGCTAAGGTGTTAGGCATTACCTGTGGAATTGCTTTTAAATCTAGAATGGATTACCTGAGTATAGGAACCTGTTTTACTATTACTGTATCCCCAGGGTCCAGTACAGAATCTGGCACTTAATAAGTGAGGTAAGTGAAAAATTAAGTATAAAGTTAATGAGCCCAGTTTGCACACTGATTGAACTAGAAGTGTTGACTACGTTGAGGGCTGTGCTTTTATACCACCAGGCCCAAAACTCAGGTATCTCAGGCTTAAGAGAAggcttttctaattaaaaaatatgagCTTTAGTATGTGTCCATATAtaacatgtttgttttttatcaatgaaattgtttttcatattatatGAGGAAACatgcttttaagaaaattaaaagtttagaaaagtaaaagcttatttctttacttttcctgCTAAAAATTAACCTAAAATCCCATAGTCCCAAGATAACCCCTTACCAttgttgtaaaaattaattaatttttggctgtgttgggtctttgttgctgcacccgggctttctctagtgcggCGAGTGGGCGCTGCTCtatgttgcagtgcgtgggcttctcactgcagtggcttctcttgttgtggagcatgggctctaggatgcacgggcttcagtagttgtggcatgtgggctcagtagttgtggctcgtgggccatgtgggctcagcagttgtggctcgtgggctctagagcacaggctcagtagttgtggcgcccaggcttagctgcatgtgggatcttcctggaccagggctcaaacccatgtcccctgcattggcaggtggattcttaaccactgagccaccagggaagtcccccttaacCATTTTTGATGCCCATTCTTTGATGCACTAAGTGTGGTTATATATTGTTTAAGATGAATCTGTACATGTTTTGATTGTCAGAGTATGTTTGGATACTGTGTCTTCCTCTTACCTCCACTCTTGTACTTCCTACATACTAATTTGTCTCTTTTCATACTTAGTAATCATACCTATAAAATTTGTtagtaaatgggattatttatatatatttctatattctatatattattattactattatatgtTTCACgtacattatatatattcctCCATTATTGattgcatgttttctttttaacagaaagCCCTCCTACGACACTGAAACAGATCCTAGTGAGGGATTAATGAATGTTCTAAAGAAAATTTATGAAGATGGAGATGATGATATGAAGCGAACCATTAATAAAGCCTGGGTGGAATCAAGAGAGAAGCAAGCCAAAGGAGATACAGAATTCTGAGACTTTAGTCTTTTTGGGAACTGTGATGTGGAAATATCGATGTTTCCAACGAGGACATGTTGGTGAGCTGCACAGATAAGTTTGACATAAAACTACTTACACAGTCTAAGTAAAGGCGATGATTCTCCATTTCCTGCTGGaggatttatttaaataaaatatgcttattaaacaaacacacactccCTCCAAAGATGGTTTCCTTAGTAACCGGGTCattttattcaagaaaagggTAATGTATTCTAGTGTGAAATGTAAAGAAACAAGTCTTCTTACCTAATGAAAATGCCACATTGTGTGTATTATTGTTCAGCTAAGAGGTAGAAACAAGTTATTGCTTGCCTTTCAGTTCTGACATCAGCTCCCACCaatgtaagaataaaaataaaacgtgAGTTTTTGCATAAAATGCAAATTCATACCTGTGTTTCAAGGTTGTTCTAGAGATTGATCTATTCACAGCTTAAGTAATGTATATACCATGAATTAGCATGCCCTAATAATCtaatcacaaatatttttctctagatttacatatatttatgaataaattggAACTAAATCGAAACTTGagaatacacatatttataatagtatcAGTAAGTGGGTTTGCCATGGATCAGATGGCTTGTAAAAACAATAACTGTAAAGTAAAATATGAAATCCATCTATTGTGCTGAATAAAAACCTATCATGTAGCAGATGTCCAGATGTATGTCAGAAAAGTCAGGCTTTTAGGGGAATTGTTTATTTCAGAGGGTATTACTCCCCCTAAAATCAGAAGTAAGAGCAAGAAAGATGCCTGTGATTTCCGTAACTTTGTTATATTGGAGCTATTTGCCACTgcaattagaaaagagaaagcaaattaaATGCGTAGAGGAGAAATccaaaactactagagttaataaGAGAATTTGGTAAAAGTACTAGGGTAAAGTTTGGTGGGGgtttaaaattaacataaaaaaacaGCCAATATGTAG
Protein-coding regions in this window:
- the CACYBP gene encoding calcyclin-binding protein → MASTVEELQKDLEEVKVLLEKATRKRVRDALTAEKSRIETEIKNKMQQKSQRKAELLENEKPAAVVAPITTGYTVKISNYGWDQSDKFVKIYITLTGVHQVPAENVQVHFTERSFDLLVKNLNGKSYSMIVNNLLKPISVEGSSKKIKTDTVLILCRKKAENTRWDYLTQVEKECKEKEKPSYDTETDPSEGLMNVLKKIYEDGDDDMKRTINKAWVESREKQAKGDTEF